The Eurosta solidaginis isolate ZX-2024a chromosome 4, ASM4086904v1, whole genome shotgun sequence genome includes a window with the following:
- the LOC137251492 gene encoding uncharacterized protein — translation MKNNNKKDENKSKVTTVPELKKRTPIIVKPKVKQSCEKTKKDLNNKINPKELKITYIKAGNNGIMVIDSVDENERDKIKEIMDKEISNEYEIKIPREYKPRLFITGIQNI, via the exons atgaaaaataataataaaaaagatgaaaacaaaagcaaagttactacagtgcctgaattaaagaaacgtactcctattattgttaaaccgaaagtaaaacaatcgtgtgaaaaaaccaagaaagatttaaacaataaaattaatcctAAGGAACTAAAGATAACATATATTAAAGCTGGTAATAATGGTATTATGGTGATCGATAGTGTTGATGAAAATGAAagagacaaaataaaagaaataatggacaaagaaattagcaatgaatatgagataaagatacctcgtgaatataaaccaagactatttataacag gaatacaaaatatctga